The Mesotoga infera nucleotide sequence GCACAAGCGGCTTCCGTTTCCGGGACAATCGCTTCTGCTTTTCCGTCATCATTCATCTTGAAGACGTCGGGACAAATTCCTTCGCATACTCCGCATCCAATACAAGTATCTTTGTCTACGTATACTTTCACACTCACACCTCCACCAGAAAAATCATGTGCATTATATCATGATCTTGCATTCTTCTACGATTGTCTTGGCCATCTCCAGGCCAACTCTCTTCTGACCCTCCGATGTACTCGCTCCCACATGAGGAACGCAGATGACGTTTCCCAGTCCGATAAGTTTCCTTCTCAACTCGTCGGACGGCGGCTCTACCTCAAAAACATCAAGGGCTGCTCCAGAAACCTTACCTGAAACCAATCCGTTGTAGAGAGCCTGTTCATCTATGGTCCCGCCTCGGCTAGCATTGATAATAATAACGCCGTCCT carries:
- a CDS encoding ferredoxin — translated: MKVYVDKDTCIGCGVCEGICPDVFKMNDDGKAEAIVPETEAACAQDAADSCPVQAIKVE